The Merismopedia glauca CCAP 1448/3 genome segment TTATCCAGGTCAGCCACATCGAGCATTTCTGTCACTTTGGTGGCTGGAGCAGCTTCTTCGACTGTTTCTACCTTAACCCCTAACTCTTCTGTCACCATACTGGCGGTGGGAAGATCTAGGGTTTGGGTAATATTGACTGCCAAACCTTTAAAGAACAGATTTTTGATGATTTCGGTTTCTGGAACTACCAAAAGTTCGGCTAGTTCTCTGACAGTTAAGCCATCTTTCAGAATAACTGACTCTGGACGTTCGGCATCTACCTTGACATCGCGTTTTTGATGTGATTCTTCAGTTTTAGCGGATTCTAGCTTGGGTTTTTTAATTTTGCTAGCTGTAGGAGCCGCTATAGGGGCTGGAGTTGCAGCTTTTTGTTTGGGTGGACGAGCGATCGCGGATATGTTGAGGATTGAGGCTGCTTCTAGGTCTTCTAAATCTTCAGCAAAATCATCATCATCCTCAATCATGGCGGGGCGACGTTTGCCTTTGACTCCAGCTTTATTAGCTTTGCTTTCTGGAGTTTCTTCCTCTTCTTCTTCCCAAACTTTACCAGCACGTTTAGGTGCGCGTGGTGGTGTAGGTTTGGGTTTAAGTTCGAGAATACCTGGGGAAACCACCGAGGTTTCTCCTGCTTCTTTAGTTCCTCCTACTCCTATAGCTGGTTTAGGCTTGAGACTTGTTACTCCTTGCAGTGTTGGTTTAGCCGCCAATTCTGGTTTGACAACACCATCGGGGCGAGACGGAGGACTTAGGCGTTGGGGACGCAGTAGTTCCGATACTGGTTTCGGAACTACTGCGGTAGATGTAGTTTCGGCTTGAGTTGCTTTCGGGGCAAGTTTGCTAGGTGCTTTTTTAATAAGTGGTTTTTCGATCGAGCTAGGTGATTCAACTACAGTATGTTTTCTGGGTTGACTAGCTGGGGGTTTAGTGAGTTGAGTCTCTGTGTCTCCAGTACCTGTAAGTGGGGGAGAGATTTCTTCGCCATTGGACTCTGCTTTGACAGGGCGACTGGGAGGATTAAAATTACTTGGTCTTGATGGTCTAGCTGGTGGGTTAGGAGGAGTAGCAACCTGAGTCATAGAGTCTGAAGACGTAGAACCAGAAGTAGATTTATGCTTGATTTGCAAAATTTGTGGTTTATGTTCTGTAGGAGGGTGAGCAGGAGGTTTTAATACTGATGTATTTCCTCGATGGCTTGAAGTGCGATCGGGATTTTCCTGGCGTTTAACCGTATGAGTGCGAACCGTATACTTTTCGGCTGCGTTCTTGATTCTTTCGGCATCTATTTCCGAAATCGTGCTACTGTGGCTTTTAACTGCGATATTGAGTTGTTCGCAAATTGTTAATAGATCTTTATTTTCCAAATTCAATTCTTTAGATAGTTCGTAAATTCTGACTTTGGCGTTGTTCATCCACTATGCCCTTATGGTACGGTATCTACCGATGTTGGCGCGTTTTTTGGTAGCTCACACAACCATCGGTGCGTTGTTGACTGGCTGGGTCAATGTGAGTTGATTTTGATTTTTTTGGGGTAATTTATATTGCTGTGGGCAGCCAGAGATGCTGTAGTAGCTATTGGTGCCGGTTGTGTTTGATAATCTCCCTATCTTGATTTAGTAGTGGCTAGCTTAGTAGTTGGTTTGTGTCTAAACGTTGCCATAACTTTTGGTAGATCGCTTCTGGCACATTGGCTTTTAGCGATCGCCCCAGGCGGTTTTTTTTGCGCGCTGCTTCCAGACAGCTTTCCTGGGGACAGATATAAGCAGAGCGCCCCATACCATAATCTAATTGTACCTGGTATGAGGGATAGACTCTGACAATCCGCCAGAATGACTTTTTGACAGCTAGATGGCGACAACTGATACAGCGACGGTAGTTTTTGCTCATTGGCTGTTGGCTCTCGATCTTGATAGTTCAGGCTGCTGTCTCCTCTGCATCTAGTGATTCGGAAATGTCTGTTTCTGGGCTGTTATAATTTAATGCTGATTCTGATTGTAGCTTAGCCATTTCCGCTTGGCTGTCATATTTAGCTACATCTTTGATATCGATTTTCCAGCCAGTTAATCTAGCAGCGAGGCGAACATTTTGTCCATCTTTACCAATGGCTAAACTCAATTGATCTTCAGCTACTAAAACATGGGCTTGACGCTCTTCTGGATTGACGAGACGAACTTCTTGAATTCTCGCTGGACTCAAGGCATTGGCGACGTAGGTAGATGGATCTGGGGACCAACGAATCACGTCGATTTTTTCGCCTCGTAGTTCGTTGACTACGACTTGAATTCTGGAACCGCGAGCGCCAATACAAGCACCTACGGGATCGACATCTCTTTCTAAGGTATCGACGGCGATTTTAGTTCTTGAACCTACATGACGAGCGATGGGGTTGGCTTCTCTAGCTATAGCGACTATCCGTACGATTTCGTCTTCGATTTCGGGGACTTCGTTGGCGAATAAGTAAACAACTAAACTAGCGTCAGAACGAGATACTCGCAGTTGAGCGCCTCGATGCATTCCTTCTCTAACTTCTTTCAGGAGGACTTTGTAGGTGGCTCCGATCCGGTAGTTATCATTAGGTAGTTGATCTCTTTTGGGAAGTTCTGCTTCTACATCTGGTTGTCCCGTACCACTGTTCACTGCGACGATGGCTGACTGACGTTCAAAACGCAAGACTCTAGCTTGTAAGACTGTTCCTTCTAAGTCTTCAAATTCTTCTTGGACTAGTTTACGTTGTTGATCTCTGAGTTTTTGAGCCAGAACTTGCTTGGTTTGAATCGCCGCCATGCGCCCAAATTCCCCTTGTTCGGGGGTAACGTCGATGAGGACTGGATCTCCTAAAGCGGCGGTGATGGCTTGTTCTTGGACTTCTTCGGAGGCTTCACCAGCAACTTCTTGAACTTGCTCTAAAGAGATTTCGTGGTCTTCATATTCCACCGATTCCACGATGGTTTTGGTAGCGAGAATCCGAAATCCTTCTCCATCTACATCTAATTCGACTTCAAAATTATCGAAGTAATTATCCTCAAAATGGGCATCCAAATCTTGCGCGCGACGATAGCGCTCGTATCCTTTGATTAGGGCTTCTCTTAGGGCTTCTTGGACTGAGTGTCGGGGTAGATTGCGTTCCCTACTGATGTTATCGATTAGCTCTCTTAATCCCTTGAGTTCGACGATCGCCATATAAATCTCTCCATAATTTTAATCAATTAAACTGTCTAAGTGGAGCTATCTTCATCTAGTTCCACTATTTCTATTGCTGAGCGAGTAATAGTTACTGTTTTACCTTTTTGATTGATATAAACGTTGTTTTCATCTCGTTTAACTAATAAGCCTTTCCACTGGGACTTTCCCAAAAAGGGTTCAGTGGTGGTAATTTTGATAGGGAATCCTCTAAAAGAGATAAACTCGCGATCGCTGGTTAATGTAGTCGAAATTCCTGGACTAGAAACTTCCAACACATATCGACCTTCAATCATTTGTTCTGCATCTAGCTTTGCTTCTAAGGCTTTACTCATGCGTTCGCAATCGTCCAAACTAGTTTCATCATTGCGATTGCGGACATTGACACGCAAGATTGGTGGACTTTGATGAGTGTGAAACACAGCCCCTACTACTTCCAATCCTAGATCGGCACTGATGGCATTTGCCAGATCGACGATTTCAGGAATAATAGGATGAGTCATGTAGCACCTCCAATAAAAAAAGTGGGTTTTGACCCACCTCCTGCGAAAATATCCGAAGAAGTCATGATGCAGATTGATTCTGCACGCACAATTCTAGCACCTAGAT includes the following:
- the nusA gene encoding transcription termination factor NusA, with protein sequence MAIVELKGLRELIDNISRERNLPRHSVQEALREALIKGYERYRRAQDLDAHFEDNYFDNFEVELDVDGEGFRILATKTIVESVEYEDHEISLEQVQEVAGEASEEVQEQAITAALGDPVLIDVTPEQGEFGRMAAIQTKQVLAQKLRDQQRKLVQEEFEDLEGTVLQARVLRFERQSAIVAVNSGTGQPDVEAELPKRDQLPNDNYRIGATYKVLLKEVREGMHRGAQLRVSRSDASLVVYLFANEVPEIEDEIVRIVAIAREANPIARHVGSRTKIAVDTLERDVDPVGACIGARGSRIQVVVNELRGEKIDVIRWSPDPSTYVANALSPARIQEVRLVNPEERQAHVLVAEDQLSLAIGKDGQNVRLAARLTGWKIDIKDVAKYDSQAEMAKLQSESALNYNSPETDISESLDAEETAA
- a CDS encoding YlxR family protein encodes the protein MSKNYRRCISCRHLAVKKSFWRIVRVYPSYQVQLDYGMGRSAYICPQESCLEAARKKNRLGRSLKANVPEAIYQKLWQRLDTNQLLS
- the rimP gene encoding ribosome maturation factor RimP; the protein is MTHPIIPEIVDLANAISADLGLEVVGAVFHTHQSPPILRVNVRNRNDETSLDDCERMSKALEAKLDAEQMIEGRYVLEVSSPGISTTLTSDREFISFRGFPIKITTTEPFLGKSQWKGLLVKRDENNVYINQKGKTVTITRSAIEIVELDEDSST